In Thermovirga sp., a single window of DNA contains:
- a CDS encoding TRAP transporter large permease, translated as MEAVILFFILIVTIIVSIPIGITLGLSTCIAMMLTSDIPMLMIAQKAVTGLDSFPLLAIPFFILAGALMCTGGISRRLVALAESLVGFIVGGLAMVTVLACMFFAAISGSGPATVSAIGSFMIPSMKERKYDAGFAAAITAAAGTIGVIIPPSIPFVIYGVVAQCSIGDMFIAGIIPGIIIGISLMSVCYFTARKRNYISMTERPKFSEVSKAFKEAIWALLVPVIILGGIYGGIFTPTEAAVVAVVYSVVIGKFVYRELDMNAIYDCLKSTGLINGATSFLIGLSMAFASYLAMAQIPAKIAALLVTFVDSPYVLMLIINVFLLVLGCFVDNIPAVIILTPILLPVVRMIGIDTIHFGIIITVNLAIGFISPPYGINLFVASAISGESIESISKEIIPSFIAMVACLMLFTYFPILSMGLVRLLR; from the coding sequence ATGGAAGCGGTAATCCTTTTTTTCATCTTAATTGTCACAATAATAGTGAGTATCCCTATCGGCATCACGTTGGGTTTGTCGACGTGCATAGCTATGATGCTTACTTCGGACATACCCATGCTGATGATCGCTCAAAAAGCCGTTACTGGTCTTGACTCTTTCCCACTTCTAGCGATACCCTTCTTTATCCTTGCCGGAGCCTTAATGTGCACCGGGGGCATTTCCCGCCGCCTTGTCGCGTTGGCGGAAAGCCTTGTTGGTTTCATCGTTGGAGGCCTTGCCATGGTGACGGTACTGGCCTGCATGTTTTTCGCGGCGATCTCCGGTTCCGGTCCTGCGACGGTCTCGGCCATCGGCTCTTTTATGATCCCCTCTATGAAAGAGAGGAAATATGATGCGGGTTTCGCCGCTGCCATCACTGCGGCGGCGGGAACGATTGGTGTCATCATCCCCCCCAGTATCCCTTTCGTGATCTATGGCGTGGTCGCTCAGTGTTCCATAGGCGATATGTTCATAGCGGGCATAATTCCGGGAATTATAATCGGCATCTCCTTGATGTCCGTTTGTTATTTTACTGCCAGGAAACGAAATTACATTTCCATGACCGAGCGCCCTAAATTCTCGGAAGTTTCGAAAGCCTTTAAAGAAGCTATCTGGGCACTACTGGTCCCCGTAATAATCCTTGGCGGGATCTACGGGGGAATTTTTACTCCCACGGAGGCTGCGGTTGTCGCCGTAGTCTATTCCGTCGTCATTGGCAAATTCGTATACCGAGAATTGGATATGAATGCCATTTACGATTGCCTGAAGTCAACTGGGTTGATAAATGGAGCCACATCTTTCCTGATCGGGCTTTCGATGGCCTTCGCGAGCTACCTGGCGATGGCGCAGATACCCGCGAAGATCGCAGCCTTGCTCGTTACCTTTGTGGACAGCCCCTACGTGCTAATGCTGATTATCAATGTTTTCCTACTGGTTCTGGGCTGCTTTGTCGACAACATCCCAGCGGTCATCATTTTGACACCCATTCTTCTGCCGGTGGTCCGTATGATAGGTATCGACACAATACATTTCGGAATAATAATAACCGTGAACCTCGCGATTGGTTTCATCTCTCCCCCCTATGGTATAAACCTCTTTGTTGCCTCGGCCATATCAGGAGAGAGCATAGAGAGTATTTCGAAAGAGATCATCCCTTCCTTTATCGCCAT
- a CDS encoding TRAP transporter small permease, which yields MTLKKLLHNFEEYFCVWIMAIMTILVFLQVVMRYVFSSSLSWSEELARFIFLWLSWMGASYAVRERSHFRVEMFINMIKGKTRVFFEYIILLAWFSFCFFLAWQGTKLLVFLQGTGQISTAMSMPMTWPYASVPVASTLMCVRLIIEMYALHKRGLPKPANPAVDVLE from the coding sequence ATGACGTTAAAAAAATTACTCCACAATTTCGAGGAGTACTTTTGTGTCTGGATCATGGCGATTATGACCATATTGGTCTTCCTCCAGGTTGTAATGAGGTATGTATTCTCGAGTTCGCTTTCCTGGAGCGAAGAGTTGGCGCGCTTTATCTTCCTTTGGCTTTCCTGGATGGGCGCCAGCTATGCCGTGAGGGAAAGAAGCCATTTCAGGGTCGAGATGTTCATAAATATGATAAAAGGAAAAACGCGGGTATTTTTCGAATATATTATTCTGCTGGCTTGGTTTTCCTTCTGCTTTTTTCTTGCCTGGCAGGGAACCAAACTCCTCGTCTTCCTCCAGGGAACAGGTCAGATATCGACGGCGATGAGCATGCCCATGACCTGGCCTTACGCTTCAGTGCCGGTGGCAAGCACATTGATGTGTGTCAGGCTGATTATCGAGATGTATGCGCTTCACAAGCGTGGACTACCCAAGCCTGCGAATCCCGCCGTTGATGTGCTGGAATAG
- a CDS encoding TRAP transporter substrate-binding protein: MRKLLAVFTVMALLAVMAGAAFAAPEYTIKVAYIGSDSHPTMRAMKEYFVKPIEEGSRGRIKVELYPNAQLGGDREISEGVQMGTIQMAIPASAPLAGFDKRVQVLELPYLFTTKKAAFEAADGLLGEKLNSYLAAKGMYILGFQENGFRHVTNNRGPVKTPADLKGIKIRTMENPIHLAFFKAIGANPTPMSWGELYTALQQGTVDAQENPYAMIVDGKFYEVQKYVSETGHVFSFEVLIANKKFMDSLPSDLNELVVKAARDATLKQREYMDEEEAAFKEEVIKGGMTANSLTPEEKEPFVEAAEKIYPMFENDFGEEVMEILKQVRK, encoded by the coding sequence GTGAGAAAGCTTCTTGCGGTCTTTACGGTAATGGCATTGCTCGCGGTAATGGCCGGAGCAGCCTTCGCAGCCCCGGAATATACTATCAAGGTTGCCTACATCGGTTCTGATTCGCACCCAACTATGAGAGCTATGAAGGAGTATTTCGTGAAGCCGATCGAGGAAGGTTCCCGGGGAAGGATCAAGGTAGAACTCTACCCCAACGCGCAGCTTGGGGGCGACCGCGAAATCTCGGAAGGGGTACAGATGGGAACGATCCAGATGGCCATCCCGGCTTCCGCACCTCTTGCGGGATTTGACAAGAGGGTCCAGGTTTTGGAACTACCCTATCTTTTCACGACGAAAAAGGCGGCTTTTGAAGCAGCAGACGGCCTTCTTGGCGAAAAGCTCAATTCCTACCTGGCGGCAAAGGGCATGTATATTCTAGGTTTCCAGGAAAATGGATTCCGGCATGTGACCAACAACAGAGGTCCTGTCAAGACCCCCGCGGACCTGAAGGGGATAAAGATCCGCACCATGGAGAATCCGATACACCTTGCGTTTTTCAAGGCTATTGGCGCCAACCCCACGCCCATGAGCTGGGGAGAACTCTACACTGCCCTGCAGCAGGGGACCGTTGACGCCCAGGAGAACCCATATGCGATGATTGTCGATGGTAAATTTTACGAAGTCCAGAAGTACGTTTCAGAGACGGGTCACGTGTTTTCCTTCGAAGTCCTGATTGCCAACAAGAAGTTCATGGACAGTCTTCCCTCCGACCTCAACGAACTCGTGGTCAAGGCAGCCCGGGACGCCACTTTGAAACAGCGCGAATACATGGATGAAGAAGAGGCCGCCTTCAAGGAAGAGGTAATCAAGGGAGGAATGACCGCAAACTCTCTTACGCCCGAAGAGAAAGAACCCTTTGTGGAAGCTGCTGAAAAGATCTACCCGATGTTTGAAAATGATTTCGGCGAGGAGGTCATGGAAATACTGAAGCAAGTACGGAAATAA
- a CDS encoding DUF126 domain-containing protein has translation MSQDVKVYKCRKIVKGCAEGEAVVSKDAMCFYLTDPETGEVIERNHAIHGKSIANKILVLKSGKGSSVVQVDGFYQLWMKQNLPAAIILVEAEPVIVSAAVMVECTMVDRMEADPYEVIEDGDHVEVDAEKGEVRVRKEAA, from the coding sequence ATGTCTCAGGATGTAAAAGTCTACAAATGCCGCAAGATAGTCAAGGGTTGTGCCGAGGGTGAGGCGGTCGTATCCAAAGACGCCATGTGCTTTTATTTGACGGACCCCGAGACCGGTGAAGTTATTGAAAGGAATCACGCCATCCACGGGAAAAGCATCGCAAACAAAATCCTGGTGCTTAAATCCGGCAAAGGCAGCTCGGTGGTCCAGGTGGACGGCTTTTACCAGCTTTGGATGAAGCAGAACCTGCCGGCGGCCATAATACTAGTAGAGGCGGAGCCTGTCATCGTATCGGCAGCGGTCATGGTCGAATGCACCATGGTGGATCGGATGGAGGCCGACCCCTATGAAGTGATAGAGGACGGAGACCATGTAGAGGTCGACGCCGAGAAGGGGGAGGTCAGGGTAAGGAAGGAAGCCGCGTAG
- a CDS encoding DUF521 domain-containing protein, whose translation MFLTDEEKRILDGSEGPGKQKAMEMLYALGLTFDAEKLIPVKRAHVALSGQEGDTYWCELLVSGGATCAITPTTNPYWDTCYLTKFFDVTKEELDLANRTGEAYRKIGAKLTYHCAPGLSTGVPFFGEHIAYSESSATPYVNGALGARSNRESSISALAAAVIGKTPYYGFHIDENRHGHLLIEVEAELKDCYDWGILGHCVGELAGYHNPVLRFKHKVNPGPEDYLYFGAEAATSGAVAMYHMVGVTPEASTIEAAFGGGKVPAAAAVIADKELKDREAKLTPATGDINLVMLGCPHYTYDQLLEVEKLFAERKVSHNTAFWILAEAGAVELAERSHLRQKLELLGVRMVGDTCIDEPCWKSFEGSLGLTDSPKCAYYRERRGQPFAIRRLSECVEAAIKGRID comes from the coding sequence ATGTTTCTCACAGACGAAGAGAAGCGGATACTGGACGGGTCCGAGGGCCCGGGAAAGCAGAAGGCGATGGAAATGCTCTACGCCCTCGGGCTCACCTTCGACGCGGAAAAGTTGATACCCGTTAAGCGTGCCCATGTCGCGCTCAGCGGGCAGGAGGGTGATACCTATTGGTGCGAACTCCTTGTCAGCGGAGGAGCTACCTGTGCGATCACACCGACGACGAACCCCTATTGGGATACATGCTACCTTACAAAATTTTTTGACGTGACGAAGGAAGAACTCGACCTGGCAAACCGTACCGGTGAGGCCTACCGCAAAATAGGTGCAAAACTCACCTACCACTGCGCCCCAGGGCTGAGCACGGGCGTTCCCTTTTTCGGCGAACACATCGCCTATTCAGAATCCAGCGCGACACCCTACGTCAACGGCGCCCTCGGCGCCCGCTCCAACCGGGAGTCGTCCATAAGCGCCTTGGCCGCGGCGGTGATAGGTAAAACACCCTATTACGGTTTTCACATCGATGAGAACAGGCACGGCCACCTCCTGATCGAGGTCGAAGCCGAATTAAAGGATTGCTACGACTGGGGTATTCTCGGGCACTGCGTTGGCGAGTTGGCAGGTTACCATAATCCCGTCCTTCGTTTCAAACACAAAGTCAACCCTGGGCCGGAAGACTACCTTTATTTCGGAGCCGAGGCAGCCACAAGCGGCGCCGTCGCCATGTACCATATGGTCGGCGTCACGCCAGAAGCGTCCACTATCGAAGCCGCCTTCGGAGGCGGGAAGGTGCCGGCCGCCGCGGCCGTGATCGCCGATAAGGAGCTTAAAGACAGGGAAGCCAAGCTTACCCCCGCTACGGGCGATATCAACCTGGTCATGCTGGGGTGCCCTCACTACACCTACGACCAACTCTTGGAAGTCGAAAAGCTTTTTGCGGAGAGAAAGGTAAGCCATAATACGGCTTTCTGGATCCTGGCGGAAGCGGGCGCCGTCGAGCTGGCCGAACGCTCGCACCTTCGCCAGAAGCTTGAGCTCCTTGGGGTTCGAATGGTGGGGGACACCTGTATCGATGAGCCCTGCTGGAAATCCTTTGAAGGAAGCCTTGGACTGACGGACTCCCCTAAGTGCGCCTATTACAGGGAGCGCCGCGGGCAGCCCTTCGCGATCCGCAGACTTTCCGAATGCGTCGAGGCAGCGATAAAAGGGAGGATAGACTGA
- the larA gene encoding nickel-dependent lactate racemase, whose product MRYDIPYGDRKVGFEAPEESVIFKGEMSNIPPLKDLKDTLVSSLESPLGTPPLKDLARGKKNIVFLVEDSTRSTPLDIIMPLITGYLEENGVPDDAMSFLTAPGTHRIMTDREILEKLGPEMVRRFKVVQHDATVAEDMVDIGTVMAGDYKIPAHVNRYALASDLLVGIGNIVPHCDAGYAGGAKILQPGVCDFVTTSATHAAAGFCPDIPLGVANGNPCREGIEEVARIAGLAFIVNIVKNYQGEIAGVFSGDFIRAHREGIKLAEKSFRITVPEPADIVIVSSWPSDMDYWQATKGVSCAYFAVKKGGVIIFAAPCGEGLAHNHPLFREWLSLPLDEALRRLRAASPEDVEADMVSAVLAICNCRAREKAKIFSVTEGLTEEDIAAMQYTPFPTVQEALDKALELIPGATIGIIPMGGISLPIIGRSQ is encoded by the coding sequence ATGAGATATGATATCCCCTACGGGGACAGGAAGGTCGGTTTTGAAGCGCCCGAAGAATCCGTAATATTCAAGGGCGAAATGTCCAATATCCCCCCCTTAAAAGACCTCAAAGACACCCTTGTATCATCGCTCGAATCGCCCCTTGGAACCCCGCCGCTCAAGGATCTCGCCCGAGGAAAGAAGAACATCGTCTTCCTAGTCGAGGACAGCACCCGCAGTACGCCTCTCGACATCATAATGCCGCTGATCACGGGATACCTCGAAGAAAACGGCGTTCCCGACGATGCCATGAGTTTCCTCACGGCTCCGGGGACCCACAGGATAATGACCGACCGGGAAATTCTTGAAAAACTCGGCCCCGAAATGGTGCGGCGATTCAAGGTGGTACAGCATGACGCGACGGTCGCCGAGGATATGGTGGATATTGGAACGGTCATGGCGGGTGATTACAAGATCCCCGCCCACGTTAACCGCTACGCCTTGGCCTCGGACCTCCTCGTTGGTATAGGGAACATCGTTCCCCATTGTGACGCCGGTTACGCCGGGGGAGCCAAGATCCTGCAGCCGGGGGTCTGCGACTTTGTCACCACCTCCGCCACCCACGCCGCCGCCGGTTTTTGTCCCGATATACCCCTGGGAGTGGCCAACGGCAACCCCTGCCGCGAAGGGATAGAGGAAGTGGCGAGGATCGCCGGGCTCGCTTTCATCGTCAATATAGTCAAAAATTACCAGGGTGAAATAGCAGGGGTTTTCTCGGGCGATTTCATTAGGGCTCACAGGGAGGGAATAAAGCTCGCCGAAAAGTCCTTCAGGATCACGGTGCCCGAGCCCGCGGATATAGTGATAGTGAGTTCGTGGCCTTCCGATATGGACTATTGGCAAGCCACCAAGGGCGTCAGCTGCGCCTATTTCGCCGTGAAAAAGGGCGGTGTCATCATTTTCGCCGCGCCCTGTGGTGAGGGTCTCGCCCATAACCACCCCCTCTTCAGGGAATGGCTTTCCCTTCCTCTGGACGAAGCGCTACGGAGGCTGCGAGCGGCCTCGCCGGAGGACGTGGAAGCCGATATGGTATCGGCGGTACTCGCCATATGCAACTGCCGCGCGAGAGAAAAGGCAAAGATCTTTTCCGTTACCGAGGGTCTGACGGAGGAGGACATCGCCGCCATGCAGTACACGCCCTTCCCTACAGTCCAGGAGGCCCTGGACAAAGCCCTGGAGCTCATCCCCGGCGCAACGATAGGCATTATCCCGATGGGTGGGATTTCGCTGCCCATCATAGGCAGATCACAATAA
- a CDS encoding GntR family transcriptional regulator, which yields MNGNGRASWAKAYGWIREAIESGQIVMGSPLPENQLAKEIGVSRTPIREALRCLEQDGYVTIIPQKGAFVSRISLEDLKEIYDIRKLLEPFAALTAVNRIPEEKIDEMEKDWKALKKAASSGEVDLSKVSEMDYRTHMTITDYGTNKRIGAIIANYHAQIQLFQRLSAQSLANIFETIDQHLEILEKLRARDAKGLSNLLYEHIGKSESNIMKDFFLRQ from the coding sequence ATGAATGGCAACGGTAGGGCCAGTTGGGCGAAGGCATACGGGTGGATCCGTGAAGCGATAGAATCGGGGCAGATCGTGATGGGTTCACCCCTGCCGGAAAACCAGCTCGCGAAGGAGATAGGCGTGAGCAGGACTCCTATCCGTGAGGCTTTACGGTGCCTTGAGCAGGACGGTTACGTCACGATCATCCCCCAGAAAGGGGCCTTCGTTTCGAGGATCTCCCTGGAGGACCTGAAGGAGATCTACGACATCAGGAAGCTCCTGGAACCCTTCGCGGCTTTGACGGCCGTGAACAGGATCCCCGAGGAAAAGATCGACGAAATGGAAAAGGACTGGAAGGCCCTGAAAAAAGCCGCTTCCTCGGGGGAAGTAGACCTTTCCAAGGTCTCCGAGATGGACTACCGGACGCACATGACAATTACCGATTATGGGACAAATAAACGCATCGGGGCCATTATCGCGAACTACCACGCCCAGATACAACTTTTTCAGAGACTCTCGGCCCAGTCGCTAGCCAACATCTTTGAAACCATCGACCAGCACCTGGAGATCCTGGAAAAACTGCGCGCAAGGGACGCCAAGGGCCTGTCAAACCTGCTCTACGAACATATCGGAAAAAGCGAGAGCAACATTATGAAGGATTTCTTTCTCCGGCAATAA
- the ilvD gene encoding dihydroxy-acid dehydratase yields MKYRSSEILSELMFTENRALYKSMGFSDRDLEGPLIGIANSWNELVPGHYNLRNVAEFVKKGILRAGGAAVEFGVIGACDAQGCGHAGMRYILPTRDLIAFDIESMAEAHRLDGIVLLGSCDKIVPGMLMAAARLDLPAILLVGGPMAGGIEFDGRKSDSTSVSEAVGMLSAGLISKEGFSRLEDYAAPSCGSCSYYGTANSMGCAAEAMGLSLTGSSLIPATSSARMRAAEETGRAIVDLVNGGITARRIITKASLENTARVMAATGGSTNTFIHLSAIANEIGVGAETMMGIYDRASDTIPSIARINPASEYDMEDFYRAGGIPQVMKELHDDVDLSCLTVSGETLGENLEKWSHPFEVDRRVIRSKRDPFSRTGGLAVLRGNLAPGTSITKPIAIDPSMHFFSGPAKVFEGEEDANEAILSGKISEGDVIVIRNEGPRGGPGMREMYFAMKLLYGRGLAKKTALITDGRFSGTNNGCFVGHISPEAAEDGPIAAVNDGDRITIDIKNKRLDVDLSPEEITYRLKHRVRPPKKEYKGILGLYAKLAASAAEGGIIRI; encoded by the coding sequence ATGAAGTACAGGAGTTCCGAGATACTTTCAGAACTAATGTTCACCGAAAACCGCGCGCTCTACAAGTCCATGGGGTTCTCCGACCGCGACCTTGAAGGGCCCCTCATCGGCATAGCCAACTCCTGGAACGAACTAGTACCCGGACACTACAACCTCAGGAACGTGGCTGAGTTCGTTAAAAAGGGAATACTCAGGGCGGGTGGAGCGGCCGTTGAATTCGGCGTCATAGGCGCCTGCGACGCCCAGGGCTGCGGACACGCCGGCATGAGGTATATTCTACCCACAAGAGATCTCATCGCCTTCGACATCGAGTCGATGGCCGAAGCCCACAGGCTTGACGGTATCGTCCTGTTGGGTTCCTGCGACAAGATCGTACCGGGGATGCTCATGGCGGCGGCCAGGCTCGACCTGCCGGCCATACTGCTCGTGGGCGGCCCCATGGCCGGCGGCATCGAATTCGACGGGCGGAAGAGCGATTCCACATCGGTATCCGAGGCCGTGGGCATGCTCAGCGCCGGCCTGATAAGCAAAGAGGGGTTTTCCCGATTGGAAGACTATGCCGCCCCCTCCTGCGGGTCATGCTCCTACTACGGCACGGCGAATTCCATGGGATGCGCGGCCGAAGCCATGGGCCTGTCGCTCACGGGGTCGTCCCTGATCCCCGCGACCTCCTCTGCGAGGATGAGGGCCGCGGAAGAGACAGGCAGGGCTATCGTGGATCTCGTCAACGGGGGCATCACGGCGCGGAGGATCATTACAAAGGCTTCCCTCGAAAACACCGCCAGGGTAATGGCCGCCACGGGGGGATCCACGAATACCTTTATCCATCTTTCCGCGATCGCCAACGAGATAGGTGTGGGCGCGGAAACCATGATGGGCATCTACGACAGGGCAAGCGACACGATCCCATCCATCGCGAGGATCAACCCCGCCTCCGAGTACGATATGGAGGATTTTTACCGCGCCGGGGGTATCCCCCAGGTGATGAAGGAACTGCACGACGATGTAGACCTCTCCTGCCTGACCGTGAGCGGCGAGACCCTTGGGGAGAACCTGGAGAAGTGGTCTCACCCCTTCGAGGTCGACAGGAGGGTCATACGCTCAAAAAGAGACCCCTTCAGCAGGACGGGGGGGCTTGCCGTCCTCAGGGGAAACCTCGCACCGGGCACTAGCATAACAAAACCCATAGCGATCGATCCTTCTATGCACTTTTTCTCAGGACCGGCGAAGGTCTTCGAAGGCGAGGAAGACGCCAACGAAGCTATCCTCTCGGGGAAGATCAGTGAGGGCGACGTGATAGTTATCCGCAACGAAGGGCCCAGGGGCGGTCCCGGGATGAGAGAAATGTACTTCGCCATGAAGCTGCTTTACGGGCGCGGCCTGGCGAAAAAGACCGCCCTGATAACGGACGGCCGCTTTTCCGGGACGAACAACGGCTGCTTCGTCGGGCACATCTCGCCGGAAGCCGCCGAGGATGGGCCGATAGCCGCCGTAAATGACGGGGACAGGATAACCATAGATATCAAGAACAAGAGGCTTGACGTCGACTTGTCGCCGGAGGAGATCACCTACCGCTTGAAGCACCGGGTGAGGCCGCCGAAGAAGGAATATAAAGGCATCCTCGGCCTTTACGCGAAACTGGCGGCATCGGCCGCCGAAGGCGGCATTATCAGGATATAA
- a CDS encoding HNH endonuclease — MRAYIGVTDSDWYKTLSQIPELEEVNFWQPGGRRRFKALNQGELFLFKLHSPNNFIVGGGVFAYSTILPASLAWDTFGRSNGADSFAQMRQRIAKYRKTKEDPFNDYSIGCILLTQPFFFPKTRWVPVPDDWSLNIVQGKTYDLKTEPGSTVFNELRISQLFSNGNLFNTARVGRGEPVGVEKYGKATLITPRLGQGAFRIMVTDAYERRCAVTNEKVLPVLEAAHIKPYGAGGEHKLDNGLLLRSDLHLLFDRGYVTVTPDHHLEVSRKIREEFENGRDYYALQGKKIWIPTEPSKCPGILNLTWHNENIFRG, encoded by the coding sequence ATGCGTGCTTATATCGGAGTTACAGACAGCGATTGGTATAAGACCCTTTCCCAAATACCCGAACTTGAAGAAGTCAACTTCTGGCAGCCTGGTGGTAGACGCCGATTCAAAGCCCTCAACCAAGGTGAATTGTTTTTGTTCAAATTGCACAGCCCCAATAATTTTATCGTTGGTGGGGGAGTATTTGCCTATTCCACAATCCTTCCTGCGTCTCTAGCTTGGGATACCTTTGGAAGATCCAACGGAGCAGATTCCTTTGCCCAAATGCGCCAGAGAATAGCAAAATACCGTAAGACAAAAGAAGATCCTTTCAATGATTACTCAATCGGTTGTATTCTTTTAACGCAACCCTTCTTTTTCCCAAAAACTAGATGGGTTCCCGTCCCCGATGACTGGAGTCTTAATATCGTCCAGGGCAAAACCTATGACCTAAAGACAGAGCCGGGTTCGACAGTTTTCAACGAATTGAGAATTTCTCAACTTTTTTCCAATGGTAATCTTTTTAATACAGCTAGAGTCGGCCGGGGCGAACCGGTCGGGGTGGAAAAGTACGGCAAAGCGACATTAATTACTCCCAGATTGGGGCAAGGTGCTTTCAGGATAATGGTTACCGATGCTTACGAACGAAGGTGTGCGGTAACGAATGAAAAAGTATTACCTGTTTTGGAAGCGGCACACATCAAACCCTATGGGGCGGGTGGGGAGCATAAATTAGACAATGGGCTTTTGTTAAGGAGTGACCTGCACCTTTTGTTCGACAGAGGCTATGTCACGGTAACCCCTGATCATCACCTGGAAGTCAGCAGAAAGATCAGGGAGGAATTCGAGAACGGAAGAGATTATTACGCTCTTCAAGGCAAAAAAATTTGGATTCCTACAGAACCATCAAAATGTCCAGGAATTCTTAACCTGACCTGGCACAACGAGAATATTTTTAGGGGATAG